A region from the Sander vitreus isolate 19-12246 chromosome 1, sanVit1, whole genome shotgun sequence genome encodes:
- the sec11a gene encoding signal peptidase complex catalytic subunit SEC11A, with protein sequence MLSLDFLDDVRRMNKRQLYYQVLNFGMIVSSALMIWKGLMVVTGSESPIVVVLSGSMEPAFHRGDLLFLTNRVEDPIRVGEIVVFRIEGREIPIVHRVLKIHEKENGDIKFLTKGDNNAVDDRGLYKQGQHWLEKKDVVGRARGFVPYIGIVTILMNDYPKFKYAVLFLLGLFVLVHRE encoded by the exons ATGTTATCTTTAGACTTTCTGGACGATGTTCGTCGCATGAATAAGCGGCAG CTGTATTACCAGGTGCTAAACTTCGGTATGATTGTTTCCTCTGCGCTGATGATCTGGAAGGGACTGATGGTGGTCACTGGCAGCGAGAGTCCAATTGTTGTTGTTCTCAG TGGGAGTATGGAGCCAGCTTTCCACAGAGGAGACCTGCTGTTTCTGACCAACCGGGTAGAGGATCCCATCCGAGTCGGAGAGATTGTTGTCTTCAGGATAGAAGGCAGAGAGATCCCAATAGTACACCGAGTACTAAAGATCCATGAAAA GGAAAATGGAGACATTAAGTTCTTGACCAAAGGGGACAACAATGCAGTGGATGATAGAGGACTGTACAAGCAGGGCCAACACTGGCTGGAGAAAAAAGATGTGGTGGGACGAGCTAGGGG GTTCGTGCCATACATTGGAATTGTCACCATTCTCATGAATGACTACCCCAAGTTCAAA TACGCTGTTCTCTTCTTGCTGGGTCTCTTTGTGCTGGTCCATCGGGAGTGA
- the nmbb gene encoding neuromedin Bb, translated as MKGFTLNYVCQCGLFAYLVLFSFMYFTDAVSFDLTELRNKVAKIKVNPRGNLWATGHFMGKKSVMDTPMLPSAEGQGANALEDTAGQSALVELFQEFLRVALQAHVDTQESRAKTQEADILMKILESYIQRRK; from the exons ATGAAAGGGTTTACGCTGAATTATGTTTGCCAGTGTGGCTTATTTGCTTATCTTGTCTTATTTTCTTTCATGTATTTTACCGACGCAGTCAGTTTCGACCTGACTGAGCTTAGGAATAAAGTTGCAAAAATTAAAGTGAATCCAAGAGGCAATCTTTGGGCTACAG GACATTTCATGGGCAAGAAGAGTGTGATGGATACCCCCATGCTGCCGTCAGCTGAGGGGCAGGGCGCTAACGCACTGGAAGACACTGCGGGGCAGAGCGCTCTCGTGGAGCTTTTCCAAGAGTTCCTGAGGGTGGCGTTACAAGCGCACGTGGATACACAAGAGAGCCGCGCGAAAACTCAG GAGGCGGACATATTGATGAAGATTTTAGAAAGCTACATCCAACGCAGAAAGTGA